The following proteins come from a genomic window of Herpetosiphon gulosus:
- a CDS encoding DinB family protein, with the protein MSDPTLIDSMLRWHLPLMSRTLETLGHILARVSQQQATTLRDGADGWTVLEVVCHLRDYDRIFQERANSIIAQDNPLFQSYNPDELAHERNYNTSELHAVYAELCVSRTRYVEFFQSLNPEQWQRHGTYPKLGVFSLADGLMQVTGHDLIHMEQITRILLQAE; encoded by the coding sequence ATGTCAGATCCAACTTTGATTGATTCGATGCTGCGTTGGCATCTGCCACTGATGAGCCGCACGCTCGAAACCTTGGGGCATATTTTAGCCCGCGTCAGCCAGCAACAAGCTACAACTCTGCGCGATGGCGCTGATGGTTGGACTGTTTTAGAAGTTGTCTGTCATTTGCGCGATTACGATCGGATTTTTCAGGAGCGAGCAAATAGCATTATCGCACAGGATAATCCACTGTTTCAAAGCTACAACCCCGATGAACTTGCCCATGAGCGCAACTACAACACCAGCGAATTGCACGCCGTTTATGCTGAATTATGTGTTTCGCGCACACGCTACGTGGAGTTTTTCCAAAGCCTCAATCCTGAGCAATGGCAACGCCATGGTACATATCCCAAATTAGGGGTATTCTCATTGGCCGATGGCTTGATGCAGGTAACTGGCCATGATCTGATTCATATGGAGCAAATTACCCGGATTTTGCTGCAAGCTGAATAG
- a CDS encoding DinB family protein, which translates to MSNHDQLALVRQRHINLMQLTLDTLGHVLSAVTQAQATTYRDGPDGWTVVEVMCHLRDYDQIFLERAIMMRDGDFPLLPIYDHEAMVTERNYNSNDLGTVYAALQESRPRFIAFFQALTAEQWEKAGTHPERGYFSLTDAAMQVGIHDVIHLEQITRILLQAKGQ; encoded by the coding sequence ATGAGCAATCACGATCAATTAGCTTTAGTTCGCCAACGCCATATTAATTTGATGCAATTGACCCTTGATACGCTGGGTCATGTGTTGAGCGCTGTGACTCAAGCCCAAGCCACAACCTATCGCGATGGCCCTGACGGCTGGACGGTCGTCGAAGTTATGTGCCATTTACGCGATTATGACCAGATTTTCCTTGAGCGTGCAATTATGATGCGCGATGGCGATTTCCCGCTGTTGCCAATTTACGATCACGAGGCCATGGTGACCGAGCGCAACTACAATAGCAACGATCTGGGCACAGTCTATGCCGCCTTGCAGGAATCACGCCCACGGTTTATTGCATTTTTTCAAGCGCTCACCGCTGAGCAATGGGAAAAAGCTGGTACCCACCCCGAACGTGGCTATTTTTCGCTAACCGATGCAGCGATGCAGGTTGGCATTCACGATGTGATTCATCTTGAGCAAATTACCCGAATTTTATTACAAGCAAAGGGGCAATAA